The genomic region taatcttgcttttactatttaatctttaggtttgaatgtttttagaatggaagtgttattgcgaTCACTGACACTAAAAAGTGCAGCGACAGTTCAAGTTAGCAAGCATGGCAACagaagttgcttgaggattagaggaatttaatccacttgttcttaatagtgttccattgccatcaCCGAAAGGTGTGGTTAATGCGCATGTTTAAGTGTTAGACTAAATAGAGAAGTTAAGTTTGGTAATATATTCATTGCAATATAATGCATCGataatcacctatccttttataccttgtgagcacttagtattttgttgaatattcttattggggatcccagtttatcattatcatattttatcttattgttttcaagttattgctttgACAACTACTCTtacaatttatctcatttctatctatttattgcactaacattgatagacaaaagacaatcATCcttgtgggatcgatatccgacacACTCATAtatgtctactatacttgcatcaaTAGTGTACTcttgcacattattgttgtgacgTTAAACAACCGATCAAGTCTTGGCGCTGTTGCCAGGGATGGCGTTTGTTtgatatttactttttttccactttgtttttttattatataatatttagttgtcactaacttgttttttttgtctctattttcacattttattttaggtgtttgATGACCCGAAGCAATTCAGAGTTTATTGCCGattttgatctagaaattgaaAGAACCGTTCGGAGGAGACTTCAAGAACAAAGGAATATGACTTTACCAAGAAACAATGAAGCCATCCCATAGGTGTAGCACCAAAATGCTAATGACCCACCATTGCTGCAAGACGCTCAAATACAAAATAAGACTATACGAGACTTTGTAGTACCTGTCTTGGATGACTTACAACCGGGAGTTGTTAGGCCAGCAACCCAAGCTgggaattttgaactcaagccagtaatgtttcaaatgttgaattctaaTGGGCGATATGCTGGATTGCCACATGAAGATGCACGAGAACAtcttaaatgatttttattgatttgtgcttCTTTTAATTAACAAGGCGTTCCTAATGACGCTTTGAggatgcaattatttccttattccttgtAGGGAAGAGCTCGTACTTGGTTCATTAGGCTACCTACCGAATCAATTACTTCCTAGAATGCACTAGCAACACGATTTGTTTTGCGCTTTAACTCACCGACAATGAATGCTCGTCTCCGAAATGATATTACAGCTTATCATCAGTTGGATGATGAGAATCTTCAAACTACATGGGAACATCATAATTCTTTGCTTCGACATTGCCCCATGTACACATTCAACAGGAAAcacaaattgaaaatttctatAATGAGCTGAATTCACACATGAGGAATCTTTGTTGACACATCAGCCAATGGTCATTTGTTGGCCTGTACTTATAATGATACTGTTGGAATTATTGAGAGAATTGCttagaatgattatcaatatcctatctctagagctacacaagcaaaatcTACTCCgggagttattgaattggacGTAATATCTACATTTAGTGTGcaagtttcttctcttgcaaatatgataaaaatatgcaagggactaGTTACGTTGCCACTATACAAGTTGCTcaacaagttgatgttcctacctTTCGTTGTGAGATTTGCAGTGACAACCATAGCTATGAAGATTGTTCACAACATGCAGAGAATGCCTTTTATGTTAGTAACATCCACAACAATTCTAAAGGAAACTCTTACAATAATTCTACACACAATCAACAATCTTGGGAAACTCAGACTGCTGGACAAAATGCTATGACATTCTGATATAGGAATATATCTACTCAAGGCAATTATAATCCAAGACAGGGAATTATAATCAACAACAGTAGAACTACAATCAGCACGCTCAGATGCATCCACAATAAAGCCAAATGCATCCATACCAGAATCAGATGCAGCCACAACACTCTTCAATGTCGAATCAGCATGTTCAAGGACATCGACAACAATAGTATATGCAAGTTTCTCCTTCTGACCCGTTAGCAGCTCTTGAGGCTTTAATGCGGGAGCATATTACTCGCATAGAAGCTATTTTACAAGggaattcatattttattcagaCATTGGAGGCACAATTAGGATAACTTGTTTCGAATCTAAATACTCGACCACCGGGCACACTACCTAGTGACACGAAAAATCCCAATCTAAAGGGGAAAGAACACTATAAGGCTATCACTCTTAGGAGTGGTAGACAAATTGGCGAGCCGACTATAGACTCTACTGTAGCACCTCAAGATACTAATGAAGTGATCCTGGTGAGAACGTTGAATCTGAAGAGCTTGTGAATGTACCAGACAAATAAGTTCCACAAATTGTCACTCGTATGCCTAATGTACAACCCCCGAAACTGTTGATGCAATCAGATGCATCTCCACCTTTacctttttcacaaatattcAGGGAGAATGAGCAGGATAAGCAGTACCAATAGTTCTTGAACACACTAAAGCAACTTCAGGTCAATATTCCTTTAGTAGACACTCTTGTGCAAATTCtaaattatgagaaatttatgaaagagcTCTCGCCAAGAAGAAGAAGGTCAGTGATattgaaactattgcactcatAGAAGGCTATAGTGTTATTTTGACAAATAAGTTgccccctaaaatgaaagatCCTGGGAGCTTTACTATCTCATGTTCATTTGACAACCATTATTTTGGAAAGGCTTTATGCGAGGGAGCTAGCATCAACCTAATGCCACTGTCTACTTTCAGAAAGTTAGGAATTAGTCACATGAAACCTACTGCGGTGACATTGCAACTAGCAGTTCGATCCCTGGCTCAACTTGAAGGGCAAATCAAAGACAACTTAATTCGtatggataaattcatttttctggCTGATTTTATCATACATGACTATGAGACAGGCAAGaaggttcccataatcttgggacaaactcttattgatgtttataaAGGTGAACTGATCATGCGACTTAATGATGAGCACGCTACCTTTAGTGTTTTTGAATATATTCAATGCAAGGATAAAGAAGAATGCCATATTGTCGATGtgctagatgatctaattgaggAAGATTCAATGACTAAAGCACAATACTTTTTAAGGATTTGCAGTGACATCTGGTGATGAATTCTTAGATGATTGTGACAGCATGGTTGAAGTTAATAATATTCAACTCAGGCATGGATGGCAGATTGGATCCGTAGCTTAGCCAATAGAACAACTTCAATTTTCAAGCCATCTATTGACGAATCTCTTGCtctggaattgaaaccactacctacTCATCTTAAATACGTCTTTCTTGGTGCTAACaatactctcccatttattgtCTCAGCAACACTggatgtaactcaagaagagaaattgatccatattcttaagcaacataaaTGAGTTATTGCTTGGAGTATTGCCAATATTCGAGGCATTAGTCCATCTTTTTGCACgcacaagatcaagttggaagatgaaggCAAGTAATTGATTGAAcaacaaagaagattaaacgggaagatgaaggaagttgttaagaaagaaattataaaatggcttgatgctgGAATTGTTTACCCTATTTCTGATAGCAATTGGGTAAGTCCAGTATAATGTGTTCCTGAAAAGAATGGCATCACCGTGGTTAgcaataaaaaagataaattaattccTACACGTATTCCTATGGGATGGCGAGTCTATATGGATTATCGCAAATTTAATGCTACCACAAGGAATGACCActtcccacttcctttcattGTCCAAATATTGGATAGGCTTGTTAGAAGAGCCTATTGCTGCTTCTTAGACGGCTATTCTGGGTACGATAAAATTGTTATTGCACCGAAGGATCAGgagaaaacaactttcaccTGTCCCTTTGGTACTTTTGCTTGCAATGCACCAACCACATTCCAAaggtgcatgatggcaatattcttGTATATGATTCAAGAttctttagaggtttttatggatgatttcttaGTCTAttggaatgattttgatcattgggctgacaatttggataaagtattgAAGCGATGTGAAAACACATATCTTAttctaaattgggaaaaatatcatttcatgGCAATTGAAGGCATTGTGTTAGACCATCGCATCTCTAGTCAAGGCATTGAAGTAGAGAAAGTTAAAatggaaatcattgagaaattacctccactgaaaaatgtgaaagttatTCACAATTTTCTTGGGCATGCGGGGTTTTACTGAAGATTTATTagagatttctcaaaaattgcAAAAGCTTTATGCTCATTGCTGGAACAGAATCAAAAATTCTCTTTGATGATGCATGTCTGGatgcatttatttaattaaagaagtaTTTAGTAAATGCAACCATTGTCGTTACACcagattggtctcaaccttttgaagttatgtgtgatgcaagtgactttGCTGTGGGTGCTATTCTAGGACAACGCAAGGGAAAAGTATTTCACACCATCTATTATGCTAGAAAAACTCTTACAGAGGCTCAAATCAATTATACCACTACAAGGAAAGAATTGTTGGTTGTAATCTTTACTTTCGACAAGTTTTGTTCTTATCTTATCGGTGTAAAGGTTACTGTATTTACTGATCACTCAGGGTTGAGATATCTTTTTACGAAGAGGGGTGCAAAACCAAGACTGATACGCTAGATCTTATTattgcaagaatttgacatcgagaTAGAAGACCGCAAAGGTTCAGAGAATCAAGTTGCAGACCATCTGTCTCGATTGGAAGTTGGTAGCGAAGatggaaacatacttcaaattgtcgaTGCATTTCCAGATGATAGGTTATTTGCTGTAGATGCAACCACTTGGTATGTGGATTtggttaattatctagtgtgtggaaaactcccattgggtgtcacaagccataaaaaagaaagatttctttgtgaagtagtgaagtatcatttgaatgagtcgtctttattcaaggtatgcaatgacaacatcaTTCGATGTTATGCTCCGGaagaggagatgctttcaatcctgaAGCACTATTATAATACTCCTTATGGAGGTCATTTCGGTGGCATGCAAATTGTCACTAAGGTTCTCCAATCAGGATTCTACTGGCCTTCATTATTCAAAGATACccacaattttgtgaatcaatgcgATAGGTGTCAGTGCACTGGTTCTATATCCCGACGCAATAAAATATTGCAGCAGCCAATTATGGAGGTTAAATTgtttgatgtttggggtatggattttatgggaccatttccaagttcatttggaaatctttatatattagtagttgTTGAGTATGTCTCGAAGTGGGTTGAAGTTGTTGTAGTCCCAAAGGAAGATGTAACAGCAgtgcttaaattttttcacaagcatatactcacccgctttggcacaccaaaggcattgattagtgatcaaGGTACACAatttcattgcaaccaagtggcagCCGCACTGAAGAGGGATGAAGTTAATCTTAGAAGGGCTACTACTTATCATTCGCAAACTAATGGACAAGTTGAAGTATCGAATAGACGAATTAAaaacattcttgagaaggttgtgaacccttcgaggaaagattggtcttccATACTGGATGCTACTTTTTGGCATTGCGAACAGCATACAAAACTCCATTAGAGATGTCGCcatatcaattggtttttgggaaagcatgtcacttgccagttGAACTAGAGCACAAAGCAATGTGGGaaattaagcaagtgaacatggactatgaagATGCTGGAAAGAAAAGGCTATTGGATACCCCTAAACTAGAGGAGATTAGGCGAAATTCCTATGAAAACActgcaatttacaaggaaaagaccaaacgatgGCATGACAAAATTATTTTGCAGCGACAATTTATCGCGGGtaaacaagttttattattcaattttagaCTGAAATTGCACCCAGGTAAATTGCACTGACGTTGGTCCGGACCTTTCGAAGTTGTCGAATTATTTCCTCATGGTGCAGTTACAATCAGAGATTTACATGATAGACACTAGTTTAAAGTGAATGGACAACAATTGAAACACTATTTTGGGAATATTAATCAAAAGCAGGtagagaccattaaattggtcaaaaaattttaatttttattgaatttatcattatgtgattttattttattttatttttgttttcgttcaagtttgttttacttcattttttttgtagaataattaggtaccattgttGACGTGACCACGTCCCAAGCTCCACCAAGCCCGCCTCTTGACTCCATTGAGCTCCCAAAGGGACCTATGACTCGATCTCGGTCCAAGCGACTCCAAGAAGCCGTTTCagctttatttcttaaattttggaAGGAGATCAACTCATTGATGATGGAGAAGCTCGACCCAACTCATTGAAGAATCCATGCACCTTAGTGCAAGCTGATTTTAGCCAATTTCAGCTCCCTTAGCTCATTTCATCTCCAACCAGCTCATTTGAGCTCAATTCTGTCcatttgagctcaatttagcttcCTATTAGCTcgttaattttatcatttaaataaattacatattagcTTAATTAATTCAGCTTGTTACAACTCAAGACCGAATTCCCTAGCTCAAATCAGTTTATTAATTGTTTGCTATCTTTTTGAGCTAGCCGAATTTAATAgctatgtttttaattaattatttttttaattactatgTTTTGTTGCTTATATGTCTAGTTCAGCTgaatatattttggtatttaatgTATTTGTGATTCATGTAGGTACAACCGAATGTGGGAATACCATTAAAGATGACTCATGAACGGGCTGGTTCAATGTATGTTCGGGTGCATGCATGACTACCTACAATGAATGGTTGCCTTAAGGATGATACATGAATGGTTCATTACATTGAATAGGAGAGTGCATGAATGTCCATCTACATGCATCGGTTGCTGCCCATTAATCTCCTATGTACTTATTCGGCCAAAAGGCATTTTTTGGAATGTCCATTCACACCTTGGCCGAACCTAGACAAGGCTATTGGCCTCCCATTCATTCACCAGCCACCAAGTCATTTCCTTAAACATGAAGCTGCCCATTGAAGAtccattcagccgaatttagAGAAAGCTTTAAGGGATAAATTTATAGATTAGTTTAATACATTTAAAGCTGAATTACTTAGTCTTTAAGTTTGCCCATCTTGTCCATTCGGCTATCATATGAaaactataaatagtttatttctcTTTGTTGTTAGACATCTTGaatattaaaaacttgattgtgaggttacctccttTCTTATTTCGTTCGAGTCTCGTTCTTACTTATCTAGCTAGCTggtggcgtcaacccgactctttgaacttatcaccattctggtgtggcgttcatccatcgttttatacctttggttcatacctCAATATAGCTAACGgatcaaggtccatcttcgataTTCCATTAAcccaccttaagcaatataagtcccggggcaatactcTCTATAGTATTGAATCATTCTTGATACTTAAGTTCACTTTTCCATCTCCAtcctatttattaaatataaactttatttcttttcttattaaaCCGAACCTAAAAAATATCCAAATTTAGCCTATCTTTTGAACCCTTTTAAAAGTCTTCCGCTTAAACTGAAAACAATATTCATCTTAAAACAATTTCGAACGAACTTCTCGTCGATGATCGGGCATCTTAAGTGAACTTGACTCAATCAATCGAGTCGGATCACATCATTTGATATCAGAGCTTGCAAAACGAGGAGCATCGATGTTCGTATCAAGCTCGGAGTAGGTTCGTAacgtgaaaaaaataaaaaataaaaatttcaagttgtaaattttttctttctttgtatttcatctattttaattgaaaaaaagaaaagaggaaattacgaaaaaaaagaaaaaat from Gossypium raimondii isolate GPD5lz chromosome 1, ASM2569854v1, whole genome shotgun sequence harbors:
- the LOC105786942 gene encoding uncharacterized protein LOC105786942; the encoded protein is MKDPGSFTISCSFDNHYFGKALCEGASINLMPLSTFRKLGISHMKPTAVTLQLAVRSLAQLEGQIKDNLIRMDKFIFLADFIIHDYETGKKVPIILGQTLIDVYKGELIMRLNDEHATFSVFEYIQCKDKEECHIVDVLDDLIEEDSMTKAQYFLRICSDIW